In Marasmius oreades isolate 03SP1 chromosome 1, whole genome shotgun sequence, one DNA window encodes the following:
- a CDS encoding uncharacterized protein (CAZy:PL1), producing MKWFASLVAFVAVQAAVASPIEKRASTNDVANVGYATLNGGTSGGSGGTVTTVTTLAALTSAVTGDAKKIVIISGTITGNTVVKVGSNTSVLGARGSALNGVGLRVLSVSNVIIRNVKISKVLAEVGDALGIQDAHQVWIDHADLSSDRDHDKVYDGLLDITHGCTGVTVSNSKLYDHWKASLVGHSDSNGAEDTPITVTYVGNYWSNLNSRTPSFRFGHGHIFNNFFENNSDGINTRDGAQLLVENNVWVAPKKPLYSTDGGFAVAKGNDFAGGENTAPVGNFNTAPYSYSLIAVGSVKSSVTANAGQTLTF from the exons ATGAAGTGGTTCGCATCTCTCGTTGCTTTCGTCGCTGTCCAGGCTGCTGTT GCCTCTCCCATCGAGAAACGCGCCTCTACAAATGATGTCGCGAATGTAGGTTATGCGACTCTCAACGGAGG AACATCCGGTGGCTCTGGAGGAACTGTAACTACGGTTACCACCCTTGCTGCTCTTACCAGTGCGGTTACAGGCGACGCGAAGAAGATTGTCATCATCTCTG GTACTATCACTGGCAACACAGTTGTCAAGGTTGGATCCAACACTTCAGTGTTAGGTGCTAGGGGATCCGCCCTCAACGGCGTTGGACTGCGCGTCCTCTCGGTCTCGAACGTTATCATTCGTAACGTTAAGATTTCAAAAGTCCTCGCAGAAGTTGGGGATGCCCTTGGTATTCAAGATGCACACCAAGTCTGGATTGACCACGCCGATCTCTCCAGTGACCGTGACCATGACAAGGT CTATGACGGCCTTCTCGATATCACTCATGGCTGCACTGGTGTCACTGTCTCCAACAGCAAGCTCTATGACCACTGGAAG GCTTCCCTCGTCGGACACTCCGACAGCAACGGCGCCGAGGATACCCCCATTACTGTCACTTACGTCGGTAACTACTGGAGTAACCTTAACTCTCGTACACCCTCTTTCCGCTTTG GACACGGTCACATCTTCAACAACTTCTTCGAGAACAACAGTGACGGTATCAACACTCGTGATGGGGCTCAGCTCTTGGTTGAGAACAACGTCTGGGTTG CTCCTAAGAAACCTCTCTATTCTACAGACGGTGGCTTTGCTGTAGCCAAAGGAAACGACTTTGCTGGTGGAGAAAACACAGCTCCTGTCGGAAACTTTAACACTGCACCATACTCTTACAGTTTAATTGCTGTCGGCAGTGTCAAGTCTTCCGTCACTGCCAACGCGGGACAAACCTTGACCTTCTAA